Proteins from a genomic interval of Osmia bicornis bicornis chromosome 11, iOsmBic2.1, whole genome shotgun sequence:
- the LOC114878954 gene encoding MIP18 family protein galla-2 — MSDTLENINPKLYKKIDERQVTVQDEDEEIEDEFDAREIFDLIRNINDPEYPLTLEELNVVEQSLIEIDNKANIVHVKFTPTIPHCSMATLIGLSIRVQLLRVLPSRFKVSVEITPGTHKSEAAVNKQLADKERVAAALENKHLLEVINQCVGIKCQ; from the exons ATGAGTGATacattagaaaatattaaccCTAAATTATACAAGAAAATAGATGAGAGACAAGTTACTGTGCAGGATGAGGATGAGGAAATTGAAGATGAATTCGATGCACGTGAGATTTTTG ATCTTATTAGGAACATAAATGATCCTGAATATCCTCTAACATTGGAAGAATTAAATGTGGTGGAGCAAAGTCTGATTGAG ATTGATAATAAAGCAAATATAGTTCATGTAAAGTTTACTCCAACAATACCACATTGTAGTATGGCAACGTTAATTGGTTTATCAATTCGGGTACAACTTCTAAGAGTTCTACCATCTAGGTTTAAAGTTAGCGTAGAAATTACACCAGGTACACATAAGTCAGAAGCAGCAGTAAATAAGCAGTTAGCTGACAAAGAAAGAGTAGCTGCTGCTCTTGAAAATAAACATCTACTGGAGGTAATCAATCAATGTGTGGGAATTAAATGCCAGTGA
- the LOC114878953 gene encoding mitochondrial inner membrane protein OXA1L, whose protein sequence is MLRLSVKISRKLLRSNRDFQKLKECKFSRLVNNSTNVFLRNNSLNNVYKHSRVHRISVVRYQSTVDSSTKTTVPSISAQQAENTIGNVNVNVTEVDKGFISEIPDVPVPPPSEELINVVSEVLHANGEPTFTSLGLGGYGPVGIMQYSLELLHIGCDLPWWAAITVITVIVKALSVPLVINSNKNSAKMQTVIPQLVALQEKMTTARNCGNEIEVAVHSAELQTLLKKNDVSLLPVTNIVLRILLHVPVFMGLREMANLPVESLKTGGLWWFTDLTITDPYYLLPLFTSVGLFLVTEHSLKSASTLSPLMQYMMRGVPVLTFAFAINFPGAILCYWVLSTFMTVAQNIVLNNPKVRKYFNIPPPKVHKKQDDSVLKKKGFIGAFNETFTNYNISRKLSNRLYADEMQFNAAAKGPLKKTFKYNPVTGPPKETSVKRVAAIKK, encoded by the exons ATGTTACGATTGTCTGTAAAAATTAGTCGAAAATTGTTGCGTTCAAACAGAGATTTTCAG aaattaaaagaatgtAAATTCAGTCGTCTAGTTAATAATTCAACGAATGTTTTTTTAAGAAACAATTCCTTAAACAATGTTTATAAACATTCAAGAGTTCATAGAATTTCTGTCGTTCGTTATCAAAGTACAGTTGATTCATCGACGAAGACAACTGTACCAAGTATATCTGCACAACAGGCAGAAAACACAATAGgaaatgtaaatgtaaatgTCACAGAAGTAGACAAAGGTTTTATAAGCGAAATACCAG ATGTACCTGTACCTCCTCCAAGCGAAGAACTAATAAATGTTGTTAGTGAGGTATTACATGCAAATGGTGAACCTACATTTACAAGCTTAGGATTAGGTGGTTATGGACCAGTTGGAATTATGCAATATTCATTAGAATTGTTACATATTGGTTGCGATCTACCATGGTGGGCAGCAATCACAGTAATTACTGTGATTGTTAAAGCTCTATCGGTACCACTtgtaataaattcaaataaaaacaGCGCAAAAATGCAAACTGTTATACCACAACTAGTGGCATTACAAGAAAAAATGACAACAGCAAGAAACTGTGGAAATGAGATAGAAg ttgCTGTCCATTCTGCTGAATTACAAACACTTCTAAAGAAGAATGATGTCTCTTTGTTACCAGTTACAAATATAGTTCTTAGA aTTCTTCTACATGTGCCAGTATTTATGGGTTTGAGAGAAATGGCCAATTTACCTGTTGAAAGCTTAAAGACTGGTGGCCTTTGGTGGTTTACAGATTTAACTATTACTGACccatattatttattaccCTTATTTACCAGTGTTGGATTGTTTTTAGTTACTGAACATTCATTGAAATCTGCTAGTACTCTGAGTCCACTAATGCAATATATGATGAGAGGAGTACCAGTCCTTACCTTTGCATTTGCAATCAATTTTCCAGGA GCTATTTTATGTTACTGGGTTCTGTCAACTTTTATGACTGTGGCTCAAAATATAGTTTTAAATAACCCAAAagttagaaaatatttcaatattccacCACCTAAAGTACATAAAAAACAAGATGACAGTGTTTTAAAGAAGAAAGGCTTTATTGGAGCATTTAATGAAA CATTTACTAATTATAACATATCTCGGAAATTGTCAAATCGTCTTTATGCAGACGAAATGCAATTTAACGCAGCGGCAAAAGGTCCtttgaaaaaaacatttaaatataatCCTGTGACAGGTCCACCAAAGGAAACATCAGTAAAACGAGTTGcagcaataaaaaaataa